A stretch of the Musa acuminata AAA Group cultivar baxijiao chromosome BXJ2-7, Cavendish_Baxijiao_AAA, whole genome shotgun sequence genome encodes the following:
- the LOC103990323 gene encoding U1 small nuclear ribonucleoprotein 70 kDa → MGDFGDPFNRNNPAVQARTKAQNRANVLQLKLIGQSHPTGLTTNLLKLFEPRAPLEYKPPVEKRKCPPYTGMAQFVSQFAEPSDPEYAPPVIKGETPTERRARIRKLRLEEGARKAAEELEKYDPSNDPHVTGDPYKTLFVARLNYETTEHRIKREFETYGPIKRVRLITDKVVNKPRGYAFIEYMHTRDMKTAYKQADGRKLDNRRVLVDVERGRTVPNWRPRRLGGGLGSTRIGGEEVNQKHSGRDQQQIASGSSRSAEPRPEDVRHLDRDREKSRERGRDRERDMDRSGERARDRDPREERHHHHRDQGRNRERERDREREKDRGRERDRGRGRDKERDRGQEYDRERERERERERPRDRDRDRERDYGRASHETDRGYSIDKDLKYGHTESKQGRERSVAKERDLEQGEHEYGQGWYDERSKHGRERDYKQFDQSQQYEHYDRVHPQHISEAKYERDQSNRHEGDYYYDNALQTDGHHHQYEHPDYEAREEGEAVGDEYGYHP, encoded by the exons ATTGGACAGAGTCATCCAACTGGACTTACCACTAATCTTTTGAAGCTTTTTGAACCTCGTGCACCTTTGGAGTATAAACCTCCGGTTGAGAAAAGAAAATGTCCCCCATATACAG GGATGGCACAATTTGTCAGCCAATTTGCTGAACCCAGTGATCCTGAGTATGCTCCACCTGTTATCAAGGGAGAAACACCG ACAGAAAGAAGGGCTAGGATTCGGAAGCTTCGGCTTGAAGAGGGTGCAAGAAAGGCTGCTGAGGAGTTAGAGAAAT ATGATCCATCTAATGATCCTCATGTCACTGGAGATCCATATAAGACATTGTTTGTAGCAAGGCTT AATTATGAAACCACTGAACACAGAATTAAAAGGGAGTTTGAAACTTATGGACCAATTAAGCGG GTGCGGTTAATTACTGACAAGGTGGTGAATAAACCTAGAGGTTATGCTTTTATCGAGTACATGCATACACGAGATATGAAAA CTGCCTACAAGCAAGCTGATGGAAGGAAGCTGGATAACAGAAGAGTTCTTGTGGATGTTGAACGTGGTAGAACTGTTCCAAACTGGCGACCTCGAAGATTGGGTGGTGGACTTGGATCAACCAGGATTGGAGGTGAAGAAGTAAATCAGAAGCATTCTGGAAG GGACCAACAGCAAATTGCATCAGGAAGCTCCAGATCAGCAGAGCCCAGGCCTGAAGATGTTCGACATCTTGATCG GGATAGGGAGAAATCACGAGAAAGAGGCAGAGATAGGGAGCGAGACATGGACAGGTCTGGTGAAAGAGCACGAGATCGGGATCCAAGGGAAGAAAGGCACCATCACCATAGGGACCAAGGTAGAAACAGAGAAAGGGAAAGggacagagaaagagagaaagatcgTGGGCGTGAACGTGATCGGGGTCGTGGCAGGGACAAGGAAAGAGATCGTGGTCAAGAATATGATCGTGAGCGTGAGCGTGAACGTGAACGTGAACGTCCACGTGATAGGGATAGGGATCGTGAGCGAGATTATGGCCGTGCTAGCCATGAAACAGACCGTGGGTACTCCATTGATAAGGATCTCAAATATGGCCATACTGAGTCGAAGCAAGGCAGGgagaggtcggtagcaaaggagaGAGATCTTGAACAGGGTGAACATGAATATGGGCAAGGATGGTATGATGAACGAAGCAAACATGGGCGTGAACGTGACTACAAACAGTTTGATCAATCACAGCAGTACGAGCACTATGATCGTGTTCATCCCCAGCATATCAGTGAAGCCAAATATGAGCGGGATCAGTCAAACCGACATGAGGGCGATTATTACTATGATAATGCACTTCAGACTGATGGCCATCACCATCAATATGAGCATCCAGATTATGAGGCACGAGAGGAGGGGGAGGCAGTTGGAGATGAATATGGATATCATCCTTAA
- the LOC135616864 gene encoding glucose-6-phosphate isomerase, cytosolic-like isoform X1: MDAVRFDPIRLQPGHLSRPRSHERWRCEYIESTSYPEKGYFVLVEEEARTWIVESRADSEVETVMASTALICDTEPWKDLKEHINVIEKTHLRDLMNDVDRCQSMMVEFDGIILDYSRQRARLDTTEKLFKLAEAADLRKKIDSMYNGEHINSTENRSVLHIALRAPRDKVICSDRKNVVPDVWDVLDKIKDFSDRVRSGFWVGATGKALKDVVAIGIGGSFLGPLFVHTALQTDPESADCANGRQLRFLANVDPVDVARNLKGLNPETTLVVVVSKTFTTAETMLNARTMREWISSALGAQAVAKHMVAVSTNLTLVEKFGIDPANAFAFWDWVGGRYSVCSAVGVLPLSLQYGFPIVEKFLKGASNIDNHFYSTSFERNLPVLLGLLSVWNVTFLGYPARAILPYAQALEKFAPHIQQVSMESNGKGVSIDGVPLPFKAGEIDFGEPGTNGQHSFYQLIHQGRVIPCDFIGSIKSQQPIYLKGEVVSNHDELMSNFFAQPDALAYGKNPEQLLHENVPDHLIPHKTFSGNRPSLSLLLPSFDAYNIGQLLAIYEHRIAVEGFIWGINSFDQWGVELGKVLATQVRKQLHLSRTEGGPVQGFNFSTTTLLTKYLEVELGNPSDSNELPRL; encoded by the exons ACGGTAATGGCTTCAACAGCTCTTATATGTGACACAGAACCATGGAAGGACTTGAAG GAACATATTAATGTGATAGAAAAGACACACTTACGAGATCTGATGAATGACGTCGATCGGTGCCAGTCGATGATGGT AGAGTTTGATGGAATTATTTTGGACTATTCACGGCAACGTGCTCGCCTTGACACTACAGAAAAGCTTTTCAAACTAGCAGAG GCAGCGGATCTTAGGAAAAAAATTGACAGCATGTACAATGGAGAGCAC ATAAACAGTACTGAGAATAGGTCCGTTCTGCATATTGCTTTGCGAGCTCCAAGAGATAAAGTTATTTGCAGTGATCGGAAAAATGTGGTACCTGATGTTTGGGATGTCTTGGACAAGATTAAAGATTTCTCTGATCGGGTGCGAAGTGGATTTTGG GTTGGAGCGACAGGGAAGGCATTAAAAGATGTTGTGGCCATTGGTATTGGTGGCAGCTTTTTAGGCCCATTATTTGTGCACACTGCTCTTCAGACAG ATCCAGAGTCTGCAGATTGTGCCAATGGACGACAGCTGCGATT TCTTGCAAATGTGGATCCAGTTGATGTGGCTAGAAATCTCAAGGGATTAAATCCTGAAACTACCTTAG TTGTGGTCGTCTCAAAGACTTTTACAACAGCTGAAACCATGCTGAATGCTAGAACAATGAGGGAATGGATCTCGTCAGCTCTTGG GGCTCAGGCAGTTGCAAAGCACATGGTGGCAGTCAGTACAAATCTTACG CTAGTAGAGAAGTTTGGTATTGACCCTGCTAATGCTTTTGCATTTTGGGATTGGGTTGGTGGTCGCTATAGTG TTTGCAGTGCTGTTGGTGTACTTCCATTGTCTCTCCAGTATGGTTTTCCAATTGTTGAGAA GTTTCTGAAAGGTGCTTCTAACATTGATAACCATTTCTACTCCACTTCATTTGAAAGGAACCTACCT GTACTTCTAGGTTTGTTGAGTGTGTGGAATGTTACATTTCTTGGATATCCTGCAAGA GCCATCTTGCCTTATGCTCAGGCACTTGAGAAGTTTGCCCCGCATATTCAGCAG GTTAGCATGGAGAGTAATGGAAAAGGTGTCTCAATTGATGGTGTTCCACTTCCCTTCAAAGCTGGCGAAATAGATTTCGGAGAGCCTGGAACAAATGGTCAGCACAGCTTCTATCAGCTAATTCATCAA GGAAGAGTGATTCCTTGTGATTTTATAGGCTCAATCAAGAGTCAGCAGCCAATTTACCTAAAAG GGGAAGTAGTTAGTAACCATGATGAGCTCATGTCAAACTTTTTTGCACAGCCGGATGCTCTTGCTTATGGGAAG AATCCAGAACAGTTACTTCATGAGAATGTACCTGACCACCTTATTCCTCACAAG ACCTTTTCTGGCAACCGGCCATCTCTGAGTCTACTATTACCCTCATTTGATGCTTATAATATTGGGCAG CTACTAGCAATCTATGAGCATAGAATTGCAGTTGAAGGCTTCATATGGGGGATCAACTCTTTTGACCAGTGGGGTGTGGAGTTAGGGAAG GTACTGGCAACTCAAGTTAGGAAGCAACTGCACTTGTCTCGCACAGAAGGAGGGCCTGTTCAGGGCTTTAACTTTAGCACAACCACTCTGTTAACAAAATACCTTGAG GTCGAACTTGGTAACCCATCTGATTCAAATGAGCTGCCAAGGCTGTAA
- the LOC135616864 gene encoding glucose-6-phosphate isomerase, cytosolic-like isoform X2 — translation MASTALICDTEPWKDLKEHINVIEKTHLRDLMNDVDRCQSMMVEFDGIILDYSRQRARLDTTEKLFKLAEAADLRKKIDSMYNGEHINSTENRSVLHIALRAPRDKVICSDRKNVVPDVWDVLDKIKDFSDRVRSGFWVGATGKALKDVVAIGIGGSFLGPLFVHTALQTDPESADCANGRQLRFLANVDPVDVARNLKGLNPETTLVVVVSKTFTTAETMLNARTMREWISSALGAQAVAKHMVAVSTNLTLVEKFGIDPANAFAFWDWVGGRYSVCSAVGVLPLSLQYGFPIVEKFLKGASNIDNHFYSTSFERNLPVLLGLLSVWNVTFLGYPARAILPYAQALEKFAPHIQQVSMESNGKGVSIDGVPLPFKAGEIDFGEPGTNGQHSFYQLIHQGRVIPCDFIGSIKSQQPIYLKGEVVSNHDELMSNFFAQPDALAYGKNPEQLLHENVPDHLIPHKTFSGNRPSLSLLLPSFDAYNIGQLLAIYEHRIAVEGFIWGINSFDQWGVELGKVLATQVRKQLHLSRTEGGPVQGFNFSTTTLLTKYLEVELGNPSDSNELPRL, via the exons ATGGCTTCAACAGCTCTTATATGTGACACAGAACCATGGAAGGACTTGAAG GAACATATTAATGTGATAGAAAAGACACACTTACGAGATCTGATGAATGACGTCGATCGGTGCCAGTCGATGATGGT AGAGTTTGATGGAATTATTTTGGACTATTCACGGCAACGTGCTCGCCTTGACACTACAGAAAAGCTTTTCAAACTAGCAGAG GCAGCGGATCTTAGGAAAAAAATTGACAGCATGTACAATGGAGAGCAC ATAAACAGTACTGAGAATAGGTCCGTTCTGCATATTGCTTTGCGAGCTCCAAGAGATAAAGTTATTTGCAGTGATCGGAAAAATGTGGTACCTGATGTTTGGGATGTCTTGGACAAGATTAAAGATTTCTCTGATCGGGTGCGAAGTGGATTTTGG GTTGGAGCGACAGGGAAGGCATTAAAAGATGTTGTGGCCATTGGTATTGGTGGCAGCTTTTTAGGCCCATTATTTGTGCACACTGCTCTTCAGACAG ATCCAGAGTCTGCAGATTGTGCCAATGGACGACAGCTGCGATT TCTTGCAAATGTGGATCCAGTTGATGTGGCTAGAAATCTCAAGGGATTAAATCCTGAAACTACCTTAG TTGTGGTCGTCTCAAAGACTTTTACAACAGCTGAAACCATGCTGAATGCTAGAACAATGAGGGAATGGATCTCGTCAGCTCTTGG GGCTCAGGCAGTTGCAAAGCACATGGTGGCAGTCAGTACAAATCTTACG CTAGTAGAGAAGTTTGGTATTGACCCTGCTAATGCTTTTGCATTTTGGGATTGGGTTGGTGGTCGCTATAGTG TTTGCAGTGCTGTTGGTGTACTTCCATTGTCTCTCCAGTATGGTTTTCCAATTGTTGAGAA GTTTCTGAAAGGTGCTTCTAACATTGATAACCATTTCTACTCCACTTCATTTGAAAGGAACCTACCT GTACTTCTAGGTTTGTTGAGTGTGTGGAATGTTACATTTCTTGGATATCCTGCAAGA GCCATCTTGCCTTATGCTCAGGCACTTGAGAAGTTTGCCCCGCATATTCAGCAG GTTAGCATGGAGAGTAATGGAAAAGGTGTCTCAATTGATGGTGTTCCACTTCCCTTCAAAGCTGGCGAAATAGATTTCGGAGAGCCTGGAACAAATGGTCAGCACAGCTTCTATCAGCTAATTCATCAA GGAAGAGTGATTCCTTGTGATTTTATAGGCTCAATCAAGAGTCAGCAGCCAATTTACCTAAAAG GGGAAGTAGTTAGTAACCATGATGAGCTCATGTCAAACTTTTTTGCACAGCCGGATGCTCTTGCTTATGGGAAG AATCCAGAACAGTTACTTCATGAGAATGTACCTGACCACCTTATTCCTCACAAG ACCTTTTCTGGCAACCGGCCATCTCTGAGTCTACTATTACCCTCATTTGATGCTTATAATATTGGGCAG CTACTAGCAATCTATGAGCATAGAATTGCAGTTGAAGGCTTCATATGGGGGATCAACTCTTTTGACCAGTGGGGTGTGGAGTTAGGGAAG GTACTGGCAACTCAAGTTAGGAAGCAACTGCACTTGTCTCGCACAGAAGGAGGGCCTGTTCAGGGCTTTAACTTTAGCACAACCACTCTGTTAACAAAATACCTTGAG GTCGAACTTGGTAACCCATCTGATTCAAATGAGCTGCCAAGGCTGTAA